In Candidatus Hydrogenedentota bacterium, one DNA window encodes the following:
- a CDS encoding CbiX/SirB N-terminal domain-containing protein: MLLKKKWKVPLAGRVLAEVAMVVAGVCLAAHLTSGHVSAAGEGNEKVSVVVVGHGGVPKDYPRLKELFDLHDKGGEEFEKLEHEVTYWPRTQENDAYWAGFMRVVESMRQKGTFHSVHAAFNEMCAPTIPEALAEARESNPDTIVVVTTMLTPGGGHSEKDIPAAVEDFKKTNPDVKVVYAWPFDVGDVSSLLAEQAVKFAADYQETIR, encoded by the coding sequence ATGTTGCTCAAGAAGAAGTGGAAGGTACCGTTGGCGGGCCGGGTGCTCGCCGAGGTGGCGATGGTGGTGGCCGGAGTATGCCTTGCCGCTCATCTCACCAGCGGACATGTGTCGGCTGCCGGCGAGGGCAACGAGAAGGTTTCTGTCGTGGTCGTTGGACACGGCGGAGTGCCCAAGGATTACCCGCGCCTGAAGGAACTGTTCGATTTGCATGACAAAGGCGGCGAGGAATTCGAGAAACTCGAGCATGAGGTGACGTACTGGCCGCGCACGCAGGAGAACGACGCCTACTGGGCCGGTTTCATGCGCGTTGTCGAATCCATGCGGCAGAAAGGCACGTTCCACTCTGTGCACGCGGCGTTCAATGAGATGTGCGCGCCGACTATCCCGGAAGCGCTGGCCGAAGCGCGCGAGTCGAATCCGGACACCATTGTCGTGGTGACGACGATGTTGACACCGGGAGGAGGTCATTCGGAGAAAGACATTCCAGCGGCTGTCGAAGATTTCAAGAAGACGAACCCTGACGTGAAAGTCGTATATGCGTGGCCGTTCGATGTGGGCGACGTTTCATCGTTGCTGGCAGAGCAAGCGGTGAAGTTCGCGGCCGATTATCAGGAGACTATCCGATAG